A segment of the Solea solea chromosome 14, fSolSol10.1, whole genome shotgun sequence genome:
CGGTAAAAAGTGATTGCATTGattttttgtgaacatttctCAGGTAATTGGAAGACTGTCCCAACGGAATGTCAAGCCAATGTCCGATAACGAACTAACTTTACCTCGGTATGAAACCTTGTCCACagctcttttaaaaacaaactgacgCCGTTGGGTAACAGCGTTAGAGGGGTTCCTTACGATGCTGCTGAATCGCCTGGTGACGGTTTAGAGTGTAaattttcattgtttctttgCCGCTTTCATTCCAGTTCTCCTCAGGGAGAACCTCACGGTGACGGCTGTGATTACGTCGGCTGCGTAGCGGATTTTCCTGGTCAACGCTCGCCTGCTAGCTGGCTGTAAACTGGAATGGATTTCCTGAACGGAGGCATGCATCATTACTCTGCGTCTCATTGACACGCCTCCGTTCAGGAAATCCATTCCACTTTTTGCAGCCAACTAGCAGAGCAGTCAGGGAATCACTTGCGGAGACATTTCAGCAGAGCACAGACGGAAATCTCTACAGTTGGATCGGAAATTTCCGATACTGGATCGGCCCCATCCCTAATCCTTAATAAACTTGTCCCCCGTAGATCCAACTGGCTGCACATCcaagtctggttctgtcagagatgtcTTCTCCTTTCTGTATAATATAAGGTTTCTGCCTTATTGcgcatgttgtgatttggcacaaTTGACAATGTTTCCTTTAAAACACTACTgtccataataaaaaaacaaacaaacaaaaaaaacacatgttatattgagaatgtttttattcaaagtttGCTCCCCTTAGTGTTTCCAGTACACCATACAACAGCATTATGTGAGCTGGTTAAGTGCAGTGGAAGGTGCTCGATGATGAAGAGTAGCATGTCGCTATACTAACGACAACACTAGGGTGGGATGTGTCTTATACTGTGAAATTAGAACTACAACTTCTCCACCAAGTTatcttttaagttttaaaacaaacagaaaatttcaaaaataaaaaaatctgaaaggGGATAGAACAGTTAAGGGGCAACAGCTTCCTGTCCACAAttgggagggggagagaaaatcCAGGGAACACGTTAGAggtcatcttcatcttctggGAGCGCTGTTTGTGATGCAACCTAAAACAAgccaagaaaaaaatatttttttttacttcctgatTTTTCATTTAATGAGCTCAGGCAAAGGAGCCAACAGATTTGAATTAGCAAAGTTAACAGAACCAATATTTATAGGGTCAAACTCACTTGAAGCTCTTCCTCGTATTTAGCAGCAAGCGTTGGGTCCATTTGGACTTCTGGGGGAGCGAGGGCTGGCATTGCAACAAATTCCAGGTTGGCATCACCGATCATCTTTCTTGCTAACCACAAGAAAGGCTTCTCAAAGTTGTAGTTACTCTTagcagaaatgtcatagtactaAGGGAAGAGCAGAATGTCAGACGTCAaacttatatataatatgaGGGTGGACAATGATCATTTCATGTTCAGTTGTTACCTGCAGGTTCTTCTTGCGGTGAAACACAATGCTCTTGGCTTTGACTTTCCTGTCTTTTATGTCCACTTTGTTGCCACAAAGGACAATGGGAACATTCTCACAGACACGGACCAAGTCACGGTGCCAGTTAGGCACGTTCTTATAGGTTACTCTAGAGGTGACGTCAAACATGATGATAGCACACTGAGCTGTGGAAGCAAGAGGTTAACATTTCAACAATTAAATCACTGAAACATTATATTTCACTATTTGAGTCAGATGATGGTTGATAAACTACCTTGAATGTAGTATCCATCTCTCAAGCCTCCAAACTTCTCCTGACCAGCCGTGTCCCACACATTGTACTTAATAGGTCCTCTATTTGTGTGAAAGATCAGTGGATGCACCTCTACTCCCAGGGTAGCTAGAattacagaaaaaaagtttgtgtAATTACTTCATTAAGTAAAAAAATAGTTGAGAAATGCGACAAGTGATCTATTAGTATAAAGGTATCAATATAAACTGCTTTCAAGTTCCATTGCCACTGCTAAGCCTGCCCTAAACTGCTTTAATCACACTCACTATCAGCTGAAATTAGACTCCTGCCTTTCTGGCATCATTTTCTGCAGAATGCAGTGCGTCACAACGTTAAACAATTAAAACTCCACTTGTGATAAACCTAACCAAAATAATTTAGGACGGCCAGTTCCTGGTATGGTTTAGGGGGATTTCATTCACCTGATAAAGGcttaataaaaaacattaattattatAGTTGAACACTGTCTATCTCTTCAAGCTGTATTATATCTGCTAGCTAtgaatttacaaaaataaatatacataacaggtagaaaaaaaacatagaatgCCACTTAATTATTCCACCTTCTaagctatttaaaaaaagtttatacCTGGGTTTAACAAAGGGCCCTTCTGCACAGAGTTTGTCGATCTCccgaaaagtgtgtgtgtgagtacattggttgtttgtctctgtggccctgtgatggactggcaacctatCCAGGGTGTTACCTGCCTATTGCTTTATGTCACCAGCACCCAtgacccacatgtggaggataaagtggtatagGGTGGTTGGACCGCTGGTGTAAGAAATAATTCTTGTCTTCAGGTTTTCTAATTGCATATGATATGGTGAATTGGTGACTTTTGATGTTCAATCATATTTTGAATATATTTGATAGTGAATATTGGATGGAACAACAACTTAAATTACATTGCATATCAAACTACAACAgcaatatctgtcagaaaacTGGATATTTCAGTCAGGTCACTGAGCCCTAATCTGAACACAGGGGGGCTAAAAATGTGTGGACATCTTTGTCCCTGTCCATAGCTCAAGTGACAATGCTATTATACTAAATTAGAAATACGACCTAACTAACTTGTTAACAAGTACAACGTACTTACCAACGTATTTCTTCTCGAACTCTCCTGTGACGTGCCTCTTCACAAATGTCGTTTTTCCGGTGCCCCCATCACCTACTAACACCAACTAGGAAAGACAGATGGGTGAATAtcagttaaataaaaatcacaaatgtaTTATAACAGATGGAAAAGCGAACGCTTACCTTAAATGAAGCGacacaatcatttttttccatATTGGCGGCCGTGGTTGCGGTTTTCCTGGGTGAACAAAACAAGGCGGGACGTTAGCACGTTTTTCATTCTTCCGTTACCGAGTGAAACAGCAACTATGAACACTGAGCTAGCAGTGTTAGCCTGGTCCAATAAGAAACTACGTATAAACGAAACGTGGGACAAACTTAGAGCCCAGTTATTACTTTACCGCGTAAGACGTATGTGTTATATTCAGTAGTTATACACTAAAGTATATCCTGACCATGTCAATTTTATATCCGGGCTAACAGCACAACAAGCTAACATGTGCACTTTACGTTATTATTACGTCAGGTTATATAATGGTTTTAAGATATACCCACGTGCGAACACATGGTGAACGTAGATTAAACGGACATGACTGTACTGGTTCGCTGTATTAATGCAGTGTTTTCCAAAATAGCCATTAGCTAACAGACCAACAGCGTGAGTGCGCCACATCGAAATGCGAGCGCAATTTTTCGTGTGCGACTAGAACAATCGAGCAGTGAGGCCAGACACTACGATCCACACCGAGACTGACGTAGacttaagaaaaacacaactgcaACCGACTACGGGCGGTTTGTTTTAGTCAATAATAGTACGTACATACACAGAATTAAAGCGTATTTTTAGAACAAAGCGGTCGCTAACGTATTAGCCAACGCGGAATGGAAGCCATTCTCTGTGGCTAGCACTTAGCTGCTAACAGTTAGCTGCAATTTGGCACAAGGGGCAAAAAATCAATGGCCCTGTGTGGTTGATTGTTTCCCACAAAGATGCCCTTAAAACGCAACGCGGATCTTCACATGCACCGTCACATTCTCAGGACTCCAAAGCACTCACACGACAATCATAAACTAAAACAGTGGAATTGCCCGCaataagaaaacacacagactcacCGGTGGTACTgcgaggagagaaaacagaaaatggctGCGTTCGCGGGAGATTCGGCGTGgactatatgagtcagtttccGCCCTTATCACGTGATCCAGTAAAAAAAAGCCCATTCAGGTTTAGTGCATGCAGAGGTTAGCTATAGCTATGGTAATGTAGCCTATGCACGTATACATATGAGTTGACACGTTCGCAGGTTTCAGAGCTCAAAAACTAAAAGTTTAAACCATAGACTGCATCTCTCTattcacaaataaacaacattggGACTCACAACCTCACACTTGTAAATACCTACACTTTTATATCAGTAAATTGTATCACTCATAAGTTCTTTGTTGGTTTTATTCAGGCAACTGACGACCATCTGGCACCAGGATGAAGCCACTTTCAAAATTGTGATGTTGAACTGTAACTGTAGGTACAAAAATGATCCTCCATTGTGCAATATGATAATCGATATCGCCAGGGCaattatcaatattttaattaataaatgaaggtgCTCAATTCATAgattttatgcactttgttcttcGTTTTGATTTCTTAAGTCAGACAGATATCGGGATGTATTGCTGTATGATTGTCTTACAATATATtcattatcacagaatcattgtatcatgatattattggtatcatggaccacATATCGCATGTGGTATCGGGAGGTACCCTGTGACTCCCAACCTTCTATACTAGGCAACAAATTTGCTATATTTTGTTCAATATAATTCACCTGTGATTATTTATGTGTAATGTTGCAGGGAGATCTTGAAACCATAGTTTGCTCTCAATGGCgctttcctgtttcctgtttttcttcttataaTTTCAGTACATCTATTAATAATTCAAGGATCGACTGTCTGTCCATCGGTAGACAAAGTCATCAAAGGCAAGAGTCCTTTGATTACTTTGACAAGCACCCGTCTATCAGACGCTTGCCTATCAGAGACACAGTCCAGTATGTAAATATAAGGGGCTTTCGTAATGGGAACTGTGGGAGGCAAATCGCATTTCATATGTTTCAGTTCAATAAATAAGTGCAGTCTGTATTTTGTTTAAGGGTTCATTTGAACggaaataaataattgattgaaTGGAATAATAAGTTAATTGTAAATATGGAAAAGGTCAGCTACATTAATTGGATTTAATTTAAGTTTAGGTATAAATTATGTTTTGTATAGgcatactgtattttaagtttTCCATTAGACGTGTCAGCTCATGTTACTGTCACTTTTTACGAGTAGATCCTTTGAGCACACAGAGGCAGTTGAGGCTCAATTAAGGACCGAGCCACACAGTTTCTTACCATAGTACTTTTTGTTGATTAGGAATTGATTAGGATTGATCACTTCTTTGTTAAGACGCTGCAAAACCGTagaataaatatttttgttttatctttttacaTCGGAGTCCTGTGAAAGTTTTTTCCTGCTCAAGCAAATGTACAAGAGTCAAGTTAACACTATGGATGAGTTTCAACTCCCACAGAAACAATTAATACATTGAGATGATGGtacactaaaaaaaaccccacataattaaacacacaagcacaactattttatatttcatttctaccaaatgaaaatattttcACCTCAATCTTACACACTTGACCTCTAattaaatgatgacaaaatgctataatatatataatatatcaaaTGTACTGCCACACAAGAGAAATGCAGTAAATTCTAACATATGAGGTTAGAATAAAAGCACACACTAGCATTCATTTTGAGGAAGCACTTGAAAGGGCACAATTGGCAAATCATATTGTATTGATCATCACAAACTCTGTCGTTATATTAGATGATTCATGTCTGAGCAATCGACTTAAATCCATACATAGTCAGTTTTCCTGCACAGCGTGTACGACAGCATGATTTAATAGAGGGAAGTTGATATGTGAAGCATCATGTATTTGTAATACATGAGGGAAGGACAAACAAAAGGgggaggcagacagacagagagaacaaatgaacatgagagagggagggagggaggaagtcAGTCTCCCCCTCCCATCACTGGAGGAGCATCTCACACTTTACATCTTCAGCAGCGAGTGAACCAAcatgacagaaatgtaaaaggtaaatcaaattaaatgctTATTCCACGATGTTTTCACAACTGTCCACgtggtgtttttatgtttgtggtTTAAGACCAGGAAGTCGACTTGGCAAGCTTTACACTCACACTGAACAAAAACTCTCAACCCTGGCTTTATTAAAGGAAGTGGtaaaacatttacagttaaaatgGTGCGTTGTGTATTTCTGTTAATAAACTAGTGCTATCAGGGGTTTGTCTCTGATATGAAGTCGCATATAAGATTAATATGATCATCGCAATACAGTTGACAGTCACATGGTGAATGTCTTCTTCACTTTCAGGGAGATGTTGAGTTCATTGAGTCTAGCACAGAAGAACCTCTGTGAGGAGGACAGCTCTGGATCTGATGCAGAATCGGAGCTCAGTCTGGAACCAGAGACAGACCGGTTTGGTTTTATTCTGACCAATGGATCCCCAGCTGGGTGAGCAGTTCCAAATATGTGCTCATCTACTGTTACTGTGGCTGGTATTGTTATTAAATCCAGCTATTCTTATTGAAGGAGATGGAATGGTCGAGAAACAGGTGTAGGTGGctgttaaaatgataaaaatttGTCTTCATGTAAATCATTTAAGAAATGctgacatttataaaaatacagatgcagaaaattgaaaagacgacaaaaaaccccaaaacatttagatttatttgaagatttattcattttaatgataaaaaatgtttgagaaaacgtttttaaatgtttgtgaacACGTCCATTGTCCGTCAGAAATTCATCAGATAATGCAGAGTAGGCGTAAGCTGCTTGTGCTTTTAGACCTTTAAAaactttatatatttatatgaacaaaatgttatggtcatttagtGTAGacatacagagaaaaaaaaatgaagtaaaagaAAGCTTTGTTTATACAGAGCAAAGTGCAAATGAGGAGGAAGACACATGATAGAACAATCAGTGCCCAAAATCTTTAACAgtgtggcagtttttttttaggtttgcaGAGAGGCGTTCTTTCTGCAGTAGCTATAAGTCGTATGAAACTCAAAATTGTTTGTCAAgacaaaacatacatttttagaCTCTCCTTGAGAGCTGCAGTAATGTGGATTTTATACATTTGTAGAAAAACATATATAGCCATGTCAGGAAGTGTATAAACC
Coding sequences within it:
- the ran gene encoding GTP-binding nuclear protein Ran produces the protein MEKNDCVASFKLVLVGDGGTGKTTFVKRHVTGEFEKKYVATLGVEVHPLIFHTNRGPIKYNVWDTAGQEKFGGLRDGYYIQAQCAIIMFDVTSRVTYKNVPNWHRDLVRVCENVPIVLCGNKVDIKDRKVKAKSIVFHRKKNLQYYDISAKSNYNFEKPFLWLARKMIGDANLEFVAMPALAPPEVQMDPTLAAKYEEELQVASQTALPEDEDDL